Within the Rhizobium favelukesii genome, the region CTGCGCGCTGGTGGCCCAGAGCCAGTTGAACTGCACCTCGGATGCCGGGGCGCAGTTCACCTTGACGCGCCGCATGTAAAGGTCCACCGACACCGAACGACGAAAGCTCCCCTTTGTGGGTAATGCAGTTCACTTAGGTTTGCTTACGGCTCTTATCGGGTATCTGGCAGGCAGTTTTTTGACGACACGGGGGCATGATCGCCCCCGTTTTTCTGTCAGCAGCAAGTCTGCCAATCTGTTTCTCAATCTGGTGAGGTGGGCGGGGATTTTGCCGGGTGCTTCGATCGCCATCCATCCCCATTCGTGACGCAGGTAATGCAGGGCTGTGATAAAGCTTAGTCGGGTTGGCTCGACTTGGGCTTCGGTCGCGACCTCTGCCATTTCGAGCCGCACCAGATTGTAGGCCAGCAACGCGCCCCAGACCTCCTGATAGACAGTCTCCGGCGTGCCGCTTCGCAGGGTCAGTTCGCTACCGAGAAGCTCCTGCTTGAGTTCGCGATAACTTGTCTCGATGCGCCATCGCTCTTCATACTGATGGACGATTTCGCTTGCCGGATAAGTTTGTCTGTCCATCAGCGATGTCAACAATATGCGCTTTTTGCCATGGCTGGTGGTCGTCTCGATGGCCCTGACCTCCCAGAAGGCCGGCAAGTCCGGTTCTGCCTGCCGCGCCTGGGGCGAGACCTTCATGCGCACCCGATAATCGGTGGGGTGCGGATCCAGTCGTTCCCATGTGCTGTTGGCTTTGGCCGGAATCAGCCAGTGACGCTCATGTCCCTTCGTCTGCAATTGCAAGAGAAGGCTGGCACTGAAGAAGCCCTTGTCGAAGACCGTCAGCGAATGGTCCGGAACCCGGTCGAGCAGGCTTTTGGCATAGAGCATCTCGTTTGTGCCATAGGCTCCGAACACCGCATCACGCACCAGATGCGTCGCCAGCGCCGTCAGCGTCAGCAGCCGCAATTGCGGATAGCTTGCGACAACGCCAGACGCGTAGGCCTGCGCTCCAAAATGCGCCCGGTTCTCCGGGCTGTCGGACGTCCGCAGCGTGCTGCCGTCCACGGCATAACGACAAAGACCCCGCCAGGCACGCCCGGATTGGTGGCGTTCATCCCAGCATGATGCACTCATTGCAAACAACTGCGCCAACGGTGCCTGACCCAAGCGCTGCCGTGCCTGTGTCAACGCGCTCTTGGCAATATCCGCGTTGACCTCATCGGGCAAAACCAGATCAAGATGAGCCACCACCTCCGGGATCGACTGATGACGATAAAGGGCCAACGCAATCACCAGCCAGACGACCTGCTCGGCTGGCAGCTTGCGCTTGCGGATGCTCGCCTTGCCTGTCGTGGCGAGAGCCTGAGCGATCCAGTCCGGGTCGATCGCCTGCGAAAGAGCCGATAATTCGGCCGAATGTCCAAGGGTGCGTGACATCACAAACAAAAACAGGATGGGAAAACGAATCCCCATCCTGAACCATCAAACTTGCCCGCAGCTCACTAAGTGAACTGCATTACCCCTTTGTGGGAGCTTTTTTGTTTGCCGCTCTTGGAAAGCGTCGAGGCTGTCACAGCTTTTTCTCTTGCCGCCGCTAGTGCTAGGTGGAAACATCGATCACGCAGGGACGGCGCAGCCGCAGGGGTCAAAGGCTTCGCCCAAAAAATCAGGAGAGCAGGATGACGAAATCATTTCAATTCGGTCTGCTGACCGCGTCGATGCTGGCGCTGTCGAGCGGCGCCGCTTTTGCCGATTACGAACTCAATATTCTTCATATCAACGATTTCCATTCGCGCATCGAGTCAATCAACAAGTTTGATTCCACCTGCTCGGCCGATGAAGAGGCCAAGAAGGAATGCTTCGGGGGGGCGGCGCGCTTGAAGACCGCGATCGACCAGCGCCGACAGGCTCTCGATGGCAAGAACGTGCTGCTGCTCAATGCCGGCGACAATTTCCAGGGCTCGCTTTTCTACACGACATACAAGGGTGCGGCCGAAGCCGAAGTGCTGAACGACATGAAGTTCGACGTGATGACCGTCGGCAACCACGAGTTCGACGACAGCGAGGATGGCCTGGCAACTTTCCTCGACAAGGTGCAATTCCCTGTCATTTCAGCCAATGTGTTGGCCGGCGACGGCTCGAAGCTCGGCGACCGCATCAAGCCTTCGCTGGTGCTCGACGTCGGCGGCCAGAAGATCGGCATCGTTGGCGCCGTGACCAACGACACGGAGGAACTCTCCTCGCCCGGTCCCAAGGTGATGATCGCCGACGACGTGCAGACCATCACGGCAGCCGTCGAAGACCTGAAGAAGCAGGGCGTCAACAAGATCATCGCTTTGACCCATGTCGGCTATCCCCGCGACCTCGCAGCCATCGCCAAGATTCCTGACGTGGATGTCGTCGTCGGCGGCCATTCGCACAGCCTGCTGTCCAACACCGACCCGAAGGCCGAGGGGCCCTACCCGACGATGGTCGACAATCCCGGCGGCTACAAGGTGCCGGTGGTCCAGGCCGCGTCCTACAGCAAGTATCTCGGCGACATCGTCGTCACCTTCGATGACAACGGCGTCGTCAAGGGAGCCAAGGGCGACCCGATCCTGATCGATTCCTCCTTCATGCCCGATCCGACGCTGACCGCCCGGATCGCCGAACTTGCCAAGCCGATCGAGGAGCTGCGCGAGAAGGTCATCGGCTCCAGCCAGGCCCCGATCCAAGGCGACCGCACCGTGTGTCGCGTCGAGGAATGCTCGATGGGCAACCTCGTGGCCGACGCCATGCTCGACCGCGGCAAAAGCCAGGGCATGAGCATCGCCATCCAGAACGGCGGTGGGCTGCGTGCCTCGATTGATGCCGGCGACGTCACGCAGGGCGAAGTCATCACCGTGCTGCCGTTCCAGAACACGCTTGCGACCTTCCAGCTGACGGGCGCCGATATCCGCAAGGCGCTCGAAAACGGCCTCGGCAAGATCGAGGAGGGCGCCGGCCGCTTCCCGCAGGTGTCGGGCCTGAAATACACGTTCGACAAAGCCAAGCCCGCTGGCAGCCGTGTCGTATCGGTCAAGGTCAAGGAAGGCGATGCCTTCGTGCCGCTCGACGACGCGAAGAGCTATGGCGTGGTCACCAACAACTTCATGCGCGCAGGTGGCGACGGCTATTCGATCTTCGAGACGGCCGGTAAGAACGCCTACGACTTCGGGCCGGACCTTGCCGACGTGACCGCCGAATACCTGGCCGCGCACTCGCCCTACAAGCCCTATACGGACGGCCGCGTGACACAAGTTGCGGCCTCCGGAACCGAAGCGCCGGCAACCACCGAGGCCGCGCCTGCTGCGCCTGCCTCCCCGGCGGCATCGCAACCCGCCACGGCTCCGGCAGCACCCACGGCCGAAGCTCCCGCTGCGCTTGCCCCGAACACGCCGACCAACCACGTCATCGCGGCTGGCGATACGCTCTGGGATCTTGCCGAGCAGTTCTACGGTGACGGTGCGCTCTGGACGAGGATTTCCGAGGCCAACGGCACGCCGGCGCCACGCCATCTGACGATCGGCAAGGAACTGCAGATTCCGTCGAAGTAAGACGATTTGTCTCGATCCTGAAAGCCGGTCCGGGGTTTCCCGGGCCGGCTTTTGTTCCTATAGGGTGACCATCGAAGCCCGGCCGCATACGAGCCGGCAGACCAGACGAGCACCGGGGTTCAAATGACTGTTGATACTGCGCACCGCCCGGCGGACCATCCGCCCGTGAAATCAGGCAAGGTGGGCGTTTTGCTCGTCAATCTGGGCACGCCCGATGGCACCGACTTCGCCTCCATGCGCCGCTACCTGAAGGAGTTCCTGACCGACAAACGCGTCATCGAATGGTCGCCCTGGAAGTGGTATCCGATCCTATTCGGCATCGTTCTCAACACGCGTCCGCAGAAAGTAGGCAAAGCCTATGAGACGATCTGGAACAAGGACAAGAACGAAAGCTATCTGCGCACCTACACCCGCAACCAGTCCAATCTGATGGCCGAGCGCCTGAAGGATCTGCCCAACGTGAGAGTCGACTGGGCGATGCGCTATGGCACGCCTTCTATCGCGTCCCGCATCCAGGCGCTGAAAGACGAAGGCTGCGACCGCATTGTTCTCTTCCCGCTCTACCCGCAATATGCGGCCGCAACGACAGCGACGGTCAACGACAAGGCCTTCCAGAAGCTGCTCAAGATGCGCTGGCAGCCGGCGCTTCGCACCGTCCCCGACTACCATGACGACGAGACCTATATCGAGGCTCTGGCCAATTCGGTCATGAACCATCTGGCGGCGCTGGATTGGCAACCGGACATGGTGCTTGCCTCCTTCCACGGCATCCCGCTCTCCTATTCAGAGCAGGGCGATCCCTATTACTGGCAATGCCAGAAGACCGGCCGGCTGCTGCGCGAACGGCTGGGGCTGCCGGAAGACAAATTCATGGTGACCTTCCAGTCCCGCTTCGGGCCTGAAGAGTGGCTGCAGCCCTACACCGACAAGACGGTGGAGAAACTTGCACAGGACGGCGTCAAGAAGATCGCCGTGCTGAACCCCGGCTTCGTCTCCGACTGTCTGGAGACGTTGGAAGAAATCGCCGAACAGGCCGCCCACTCCTTCCATGCGCACGGCGGCAAGCAGTTCACCCACATTCCTTGCCTCAACGACAGCGAGGACGGCATGCGGGTGCTGGAGAAAGTCGTCCGCCGCGAACTGCTCGGCTGGGCTTGATCGTCAGACGCCGCGCTTGTTGCCCCAGAGCAGAACGTGCAGCTGGGGCAGCACCCGTGCCTCGAACCACCGGTCCTCGGTGACCTTGTCGACGAGCCACAGCATCCTGTCCATGATGCCATCGATGTCGACGCGCGCATCGTCGTCATCAGGCGGCGGTGGCGTGTGGTTCCCCGGCTGCAGATAGACGGGCAAATCGGGATAGCGGGTGGCCGCCTCGCGGGCATAGGCGTAGTCGCGATCGTCGAAAACGACGATCTTCAGGGCGATCTCAGGTCCATCGGCGGCCATCCCGAGACAGTTCTCGAAGGCATCGAAGTCAGTTGCCATGCCGCTCGAGGGCGGCTTGGGGCTCAGCACCAAGACATCGAGATCGGCAAACCATTCCTTGGCGACGCTGCCCTGCGTCTCCAGCGCGAACCTATAGCCTCGCTCATGCCCGTGCGCGATCAGACCGCCAAGCGGCTGGATCGCCGGATTGCCGCCGGAGAGCGACACCATCAGCGGCTTGCCCCCGGAGAGCCGCGTCACCTCTGCCCATATGCCATCGACCGTCATGGGCAGCCACTGTTCGCGATACGCGCTGTCGACCGCATGCAGGCTGTCGCACCACGAACAGCGATAATCGCAGCCGCCGGTGCGAACGAAGACGGTCGGCAGGCCGATCAGAATGCCTTCCCCCTGGATCGTCGGCCCGAAGATCTCGCTG harbors:
- the queE gene encoding 7-carboxy-7-deazaguanine synthase QueE — its product is MSGARETQIRVSEIFGPTIQGEGILIGLPTVFVRTGGCDYRCSWCDSLHAVDSAYREQWLPMTVDGIWAEVTRLSGGKPLMVSLSGGNPAIQPLGGLIAHGHERGYRFALETQGSVAKEWFADLDVLVLSPKPPSSGMATDFDAFENCLGMAADGPEIALKIVVFDDRDYAYAREAATRYPDLPVYLQPGNHTPPPPDDDDARVDIDGIMDRMLWLVDKVTEDRWFEARVLPQLHVLLWGNKRGV
- the hemH gene encoding ferrochelatase, with the translated sequence MTVDTAHRPADHPPVKSGKVGVLLVNLGTPDGTDFASMRRYLKEFLTDKRVIEWSPWKWYPILFGIVLNTRPQKVGKAYETIWNKDKNESYLRTYTRNQSNLMAERLKDLPNVRVDWAMRYGTPSIASRIQALKDEGCDRIVLFPLYPQYAAATTATVNDKAFQKLLKMRWQPALRTVPDYHDDETYIEALANSVMNHLAALDWQPDMVLASFHGIPLSYSEQGDPYYWQCQKTGRLLRERLGLPEDKFMVTFQSRFGPEEWLQPYTDKTVEKLAQDGVKKIAVLNPGFVSDCLETLEEIAEQAAHSFHAHGGKQFTHIPCLNDSEDGMRVLEKVVRRELLGWA
- a CDS encoding IS4 family transposase; the protein is MGIRFPILFLFVMSRTLGHSAELSALSQAIDPDWIAQALATTGKASIRKRKLPAEQVVWLVIALALYRHQSIPEVVAHLDLVLPDEVNADIAKSALTQARQRLGQAPLAQLFAMSASCWDERHQSGRAWRGLCRYAVDGSTLRTSDSPENRAHFGAQAYASGVVASYPQLRLLTLTALATHLVRDAVFGAYGTNEMLYAKSLLDRVPDHSLTVFDKGFFSASLLLQLQTKGHERHWLIPAKANSTWERLDPHPTDYRVRMKVSPQARQAEPDLPAFWEVRAIETTTSHGKKRILLTSLMDRQTYPASEIVHQYEERWRIETSYRELKQELLGSELTLRSGTPETVYQEVWGALLAYNLVRLEMAEVATEAQVEPTRLSFITALHYLRHEWGWMAIEAPGKIPAHLTRLRNRLADLLLTEKRGRSCPRVVKKLPARYPIRAVSKPK
- a CDS encoding bifunctional metallophosphatase/5'-nucleotidase; the protein is MTKSFQFGLLTASMLALSSGAAFADYELNILHINDFHSRIESINKFDSTCSADEEAKKECFGGAARLKTAIDQRRQALDGKNVLLLNAGDNFQGSLFYTTYKGAAEAEVLNDMKFDVMTVGNHEFDDSEDGLATFLDKVQFPVISANVLAGDGSKLGDRIKPSLVLDVGGQKIGIVGAVTNDTEELSSPGPKVMIADDVQTITAAVEDLKKQGVNKIIALTHVGYPRDLAAIAKIPDVDVVVGGHSHSLLSNTDPKAEGPYPTMVDNPGGYKVPVVQAASYSKYLGDIVVTFDDNGVVKGAKGDPILIDSSFMPDPTLTARIAELAKPIEELREKVIGSSQAPIQGDRTVCRVEECSMGNLVADAMLDRGKSQGMSIAIQNGGGLRASIDAGDVTQGEVITVLPFQNTLATFQLTGADIRKALENGLGKIEEGAGRFPQVSGLKYTFDKAKPAGSRVVSVKVKEGDAFVPLDDAKSYGVVTNNFMRAGGDGYSIFETAGKNAYDFGPDLADVTAEYLAAHSPYKPYTDGRVTQVAASGTEAPATTEAAPAAPASPAASQPATAPAAPTAEAPAALAPNTPTNHVIAAGDTLWDLAEQFYGDGALWTRISEANGTPAPRHLTIGKELQIPSK